The following are encoded together in the Janthinobacterium sp. Marseille genome:
- a CDS encoding protein-L-isoaspartate(D-aspartate) O-methyltransferase, producing the protein MTEKKRFPLSLSSIAEKAPRSGARTEVNRSSTSGKVATPQTATQNASQHGKRTITPARPAEVPRKAAAAPSSNERATPLVSEAVRKAMTARVAKQGVKDSKVLAAMDAVPRHLFMEPALASQAYIDASLPIGYHQTISQPYIVARMIEVMRNNQQGGVLNRVLEIGTGCGYQAAVLSLVAKEVYSIERIKGLHELAKANLRPMRVANIRLHYGDGMLGLPQAAPFDGIILAAAGLEVPQALLEQMTIGGRLVAPVGERHQVLQLIERVSKFEWKSSTLEDCHFVPLRPGTVT; encoded by the coding sequence ATGACAGAGAAAAAGCGTTTCCCGCTCTCGCTGTCATCGATTGCAGAGAAAGCCCCGCGCAGTGGTGCCCGGACCGAAGTAAACCGCAGTAGCACTTCCGGCAAAGTGGCAACCCCACAAACAGCCACCCAGAATGCTTCGCAACACGGCAAACGCACGATTACGCCGGCGCGTCCGGCAGAAGTGCCGCGCAAGGCAGCCGCCGCGCCGTCTTCCAACGAGCGCGCCACGCCTTTGGTATCCGAGGCGGTGCGCAAGGCAATGACCGCCCGGGTCGCAAAACAAGGGGTAAAAGACAGCAAGGTATTGGCGGCGATGGATGCCGTGCCACGTCATTTATTCATGGAGCCGGCACTGGCGAGCCAGGCTTATATCGATGCTTCGTTGCCAATTGGTTATCATCAAACCATCTCGCAGCCATACATCGTTGCCAGAATGATTGAAGTCATGCGGAACAATCAGCAGGGTGGCGTACTCAATCGGGTGCTGGAAATCGGAACCGGCTGCGGTTATCAGGCTGCAGTCTTGTCGCTGGTGGCCAAGGAAGTCTATTCCATCGAACGGATCAAGGGCTTGCATGAATTGGCAAAAGCCAATTTGCGGCCGATGCGGGTTGCAAATATCCGCTTGCATTACGGAGATGGTATGCTTGGCTTACCCCAGGCAGCACCGTTCGACGGCATCATTTTGGCTGCCGCCGGACTGGAAGTGCCGCAGGCTCTGCTGGAACAAATGACAATAGGTGGGCGCCTGGTCGCCCCGGTTGGCGAACGTCATCAGGTATTGCAACTGATAGAACGCGTCAGCAAATTTGAATGGAAAAGTTCGACGCTGGAGGATTGCCATTTTGTGCCACTCCGTCCAGGTACCGTGACTTAG
- the rpoS gene encoding RNA polymerase sigma factor RpoS gives MTRNRDVHAEDDENSDALSSELSLQADDDAEKSDITDDDGDAVELAERVAPVEVAGIDELKKVLATELSTDATQHYLNQIGTRPLLTVPEEVHFATLAKQGNFAARQKMIEHNLRLVVSIAKHYINRGVILLDLIEEGNLGLMRAIDKFEPERGFRFSTYATWWIRQSIERAIMNQARTVRLPVHVVRELNQTLRAKFHLEAQHHDGKDATAEDIAHLVDRSVEDVQDILALSEHATSLDAPLDGDPQSSLMDLLQGDHANDPDALAEHNEMTVLVHDWLEKLPDKQRLVITRRFGLDNDDPATLEALAAEMHVTRERVRQIQQEALVKLKRSLMRTGVGKDSLL, from the coding sequence ATGACACGCAACCGTGACGTACACGCAGAAGATGATGAAAACTCGGATGCATTGTCGTCCGAGCTCTCATTGCAAGCTGACGATGATGCGGAGAAATCCGACATTACCGACGACGACGGCGATGCTGTCGAGTTGGCGGAGCGTGTTGCGCCGGTAGAGGTGGCCGGTATCGATGAACTGAAAAAAGTCCTGGCGACCGAGCTCTCGACCGATGCGACCCAGCATTACCTGAATCAGATCGGTACGCGTCCTTTGTTGACAGTGCCGGAAGAGGTGCATTTCGCAACGCTGGCCAAGCAAGGTAACTTTGCTGCGCGCCAGAAAATGATAGAACACAATCTGCGCCTGGTTGTCTCTATCGCCAAGCATTACATCAATCGCGGTGTCATCCTGCTGGACCTGATCGAAGAGGGCAACCTCGGCTTGATGCGCGCGATCGACAAATTCGAACCTGAACGCGGTTTCCGTTTTTCGACTTACGCCACCTGGTGGATACGCCAGAGCATAGAGCGCGCGATCATGAACCAGGCGCGTACTGTACGCTTGCCGGTGCATGTGGTGCGTGAACTGAATCAGACCCTGCGCGCCAAATTCCACCTCGAAGCACAACATCACGATGGCAAGGATGCGACGGCGGAAGATATCGCGCATCTGGTGGATCGCAGTGTTGAAGACGTGCAGGACATCCTGGCGCTATCCGAGCATGCGACGTCGTTGGACGCACCACTGGATGGCGATCCGCAATCAAGCCTGATGGATTTATTGCAGGGCGACCATGCGAACGATCCGGACGCACTGGCCGAGCACAATGAAATGACGGTGCTGGTGCATGACTGGCTGGAAAAATTACCCGATAAGCAGCGCCTGGTGATTACGCGTCGCTTTGGTCTGGATAATGATGATCCGGCCACACTGGAAGCGCTGGCGGCAGAAATGCACGTCACGCGCGAACGGGTACGGCAAATCCAGCAGGAAGCATTGGTCAAGCTGAAACGCTCGCTGATGCGGACCGGGGTCGGCAAGGACTCTCTGCTCTAG
- a CDS encoding ATP-dependent DNA helicase, with protein sequence MTDEPSALPVAATHDAEIDQLFGVDSPLGHAVGSFRPRQSQTEMAKAIAHAISNQSTLIAEAGTGTGKTFAYLVPALLWGGKVIVSTGTKNLQDQLFLRDIPSVRKALNAPVSVALLKGRANYVCHFHLERTLQNGRLTSRDDVGYLREISRFMKTTGSGDKAELSKVPETASIWNLVTSTRDTCMGAECQYYQDCFVMKARKEAQQADVVVVNHHLFFADVALKDTGVAELLPSANTIIFDEAHQLPDTATLFFGETISTSQVLELCRDVLAEGLSHARDGADWAGTVTPVERAARDLRLTFPQDIVRLAVNQIAPSSAFFPALETLKEQLDNMIAVLQKQAERAETIEQCRVRALELAMRLDAWNKPKTTEVIIGQESVLWVEAYSTSLQLHQTPLSIAPIFNKQREGTPRTWIFTSATLAVKNDFNHYSAQMGLWDEPAKSWPSPFEYGEQGLLYVPTSLPQPNSPEYTDAVIDAALPVIEAAGGGAFLLCTTIRAVNRAAERLREEFERRKLPFPLMVQGEAGRTELLDRFRAAGNAVLIGSQSFWEGVDVRGDALSVVIIDKLPFSPPDDPVLAARIEALERKGMNGFMHHQLPAAIINLKQGAGRLIRDERDKGVLMICDPRLISKPYGKRIWQSLPPFKRTRELAVVQDFFATIDAVATGTE encoded by the coding sequence TTGACCGACGAACCTTCTGCATTGCCTGTAGCCGCCACACACGATGCCGAAATCGATCAGTTGTTTGGTGTTGATAGCCCGCTGGGTCATGCGGTCGGCTCTTTTCGTCCGCGTCAGTCGCAAACTGAAATGGCCAAGGCCATTGCGCATGCAATTTCCAATCAAAGCACGCTGATCGCCGAAGCCGGCACCGGTACCGGTAAAACCTTTGCCTATCTGGTACCTGCGCTGCTGTGGGGCGGTAAGGTGATCGTTTCGACCGGCACCAAGAACTTGCAGGACCAGCTCTTCCTGCGCGACATCCCCAGCGTACGCAAAGCCTTGAACGCACCGGTTTCGGTAGCGCTGCTGAAAGGCCGTGCCAATTATGTGTGCCATTTCCATTTGGAACGTACGCTGCAAAACGGTCGCCTGACTTCGCGCGACGACGTCGGTTACCTGCGTGAAATTTCGCGCTTCATGAAAACCACCGGTTCGGGCGACAAGGCTGAATTGTCGAAAGTGCCGGAAACCGCTTCAATCTGGAACCTGGTGACATCAACGCGCGATACCTGCATGGGCGCCGAGTGCCAGTACTACCAGGATTGCTTCGTGATGAAGGCGCGCAAGGAAGCGCAGCAAGCCGACGTGGTGGTGGTCAATCACCATTTATTTTTCGCCGATGTGGCATTGAAAGACACCGGCGTGGCGGAATTGCTACCATCGGCGAATACGATTATTTTCGACGAAGCACATCAGTTGCCGGATACCGCGACGCTGTTCTTCGGTGAAACCATTTCAACCTCGCAAGTGCTGGAACTGTGTCGCGATGTGCTGGCCGAAGGTTTGTCGCACGCACGTGACGGTGCCGACTGGGCCGGCACGGTGACGCCTGTGGAGCGTGCGGCGCGCGATTTGCGCCTGACTTTCCCGCAGGATATCGTGCGCCTGGCGGTCAACCAGATCGCGCCTTCGAGTGCCTTCTTCCCGGCGCTGGAAACCCTCAAAGAACAGCTCGACAATATGATCGCCGTCCTGCAAAAGCAGGCCGAGCGCGCCGAGACCATTGAGCAATGCCGGGTGCGGGCGCTGGAGCTGGCGATGCGCCTCGATGCCTGGAATAAACCAAAGACCACAGAAGTGATCATCGGCCAGGAGAGTGTGCTGTGGGTGGAGGCTTACTCCACCTCATTGCAATTGCATCAGACACCGTTATCAATTGCACCCATCTTCAACAAGCAGCGTGAAGGCACGCCGCGCACCTGGATTTTTACGTCGGCCACGCTGGCGGTCAAAAATGATTTCAATCATTACAGTGCGCAAATGGGCTTATGGGATGAGCCGGCCAAATCCTGGCCCAGCCCGTTTGAATACGGTGAGCAGGGTTTGCTCTATGTGCCGACCAGTTTGCCGCAACCGAATTCGCCCGAGTACACCGATGCCGTGATCGATGCCGCCTTGCCGGTGATCGAGGCGGCTGGCGGCGGTGCCTTCCTGTTATGCACGACGATACGCGCGGTGAACCGTGCCGCCGAACGCCTGCGTGAAGAATTTGAACGGCGCAAATTACCTTTCCCGCTGATGGTGCAGGGCGAAGCCGGGCGTACCGAATTGCTTGACCGCTTCCGCGCCGCCGGTAATGCCGTGTTGATAGGCAGCCAGAGTTTTTGGGAAGGTGTGGACGTGCGCGGCGATGCCTTATCGGTCGTGATTATCGACAAGCTGCCGTTTTCTCCACCGGATGATCCGGTCTTGGCGGCACGCATCGAAGCGCTGGAGCGCAAGGGGATGAACGGTTTCATGCATCACCAGTTACCGGCCGCCATTATCAATTTGAAGCAGGGTGCCGGACGCCTGATCCGCGATGAGCGTGACAAGGGGGTGTTGATGATTTGCGATCCGCGCCTGATTTCCAAACCTTATGGCAAACGCATCTGGCAAAGCCTGCCGCCATTCAAACGCACGCGTGAGCTGGCTGTAGTGCAGGATTTTTTTGCGACGATAGACGCGGTTGCCACTGGCACCGAATAG
- a CDS encoding peptidoglycan DD-metalloendopeptidase family protein — MRINTTRQIFLISLVGLLSACSSTQNSAPVSERRISGTTPPKAAVEDRTTYTVRKGDTLYRIALDFGQSYSEIVAWNNLANPNDIKVGQVLRVAPPDAPVARSGGAQTGAIASSSVVESRPLGAPSSTTVSASATNKTSPRGEKRPYSDATLAEMQKPDSTPVVAAAPAATPATATAAKPATPAEAAAPVALAADDDSVSWIWPAEGKVVGTFDDGRKGLDIAGKSGQAVLAAGAGKVMYAGSGIRGYGNLVIVKHTSNLLSAYAHNKAILVKEGQNVNKGQKIAEMGDSDSDSVKLHFEIRQQGKPVDPSKFLPSR, encoded by the coding sequence ATGAGAATAAACACAACTCGACAGATATTTTTGATATCGCTGGTCGGCTTACTCAGCGCCTGTAGTTCTACCCAGAATTCGGCCCCGGTCAGTGAGCGCAGGATCAGTGGCACGACCCCGCCGAAAGCGGCGGTGGAAGACCGTACAACGTATACCGTGCGGAAGGGCGACACCCTGTATCGGATCGCGCTGGATTTCGGCCAGAGTTATAGCGAAATCGTGGCGTGGAATAACCTGGCGAATCCGAACGATATCAAGGTCGGACAAGTGTTGCGGGTAGCACCGCCGGACGCGCCGGTCGCGCGTAGTGGTGGAGCGCAAACCGGAGCAATCGCCAGTTCGTCGGTAGTGGAAAGCCGTCCTTTGGGCGCGCCGTCGAGTACGACAGTCAGTGCCAGTGCAACGAATAAAACCAGCCCGCGTGGCGAGAAGCGGCCATACTCGGATGCGACTCTGGCAGAGATGCAAAAACCGGACAGCACACCGGTAGTTGCCGCTGCCCCGGCTGCGACCCCGGCCACCGCTACAGCAGCCAAGCCGGCAACTCCAGCCGAGGCTGCCGCACCGGTTGCTTTGGCGGCCGACGACGACAGTGTGTCGTGGATCTGGCCGGCCGAGGGCAAGGTGGTCGGTACATTTGATGACGGCCGTAAAGGGCTGGATATCGCCGGCAAGTCAGGGCAGGCCGTGCTCGCCGCCGGTGCCGGCAAGGTCATGTATGCCGGCAGCGGCATACGCGGTTATGGCAACCTGGTCATTGTGAAGCACACCAGCAATTTGTTGTCCGCTTACGCACATAACAAGGCTATCCTTGTAAAAGAAGGACAAAATGTCAATAAAGGGCAGAAAATTGCGGAAATGGGTGATTCCGATTCCGATTCCGTTAAATTGCATTTTGAAATCCGCCAGCAAGGCAAACCGGTCGATCCATCGAAGTTTTTACCTAGCCGCTAA
- a CDS encoding PP2C family serine/threonine-protein phosphatase, producing MRQYEIEAGTGQHIGDRSEQQDRVALFAAPKAPGYMLAVIADGMGGLSGGALAAEQVVRTAQQVFERFSPLTDNPEAILHTIAGEADTVIKLSAMSSDKKPHSTVVLLILTPQNSAIWAHVGDSRLYYFDGPNCIKRTIDHTYLEQLKAENKLDEAKAKDPLLANLLVNVLGSSSNDFDITLNRRDGLKAGDSFLLCTDGLWSYFSDAELGAAIAVNSPRKASEMLITNARKRAAGSKADNCTLAIVKLVKPAKEVKDYTIKKMRSAV from the coding sequence ATGCGCCAATACGAGATAGAAGCAGGAACCGGCCAACACATTGGCGACCGTAGCGAACAACAAGACCGCGTCGCCTTGTTTGCCGCCCCGAAAGCGCCTGGCTATATGTTAGCCGTCATTGCCGACGGCATGGGAGGTTTATCCGGCGGAGCCCTGGCGGCAGAGCAAGTCGTGCGTACCGCGCAACAGGTTTTCGAGCGTTTTTCGCCGCTTACCGATAATCCGGAAGCCATCCTGCACACGATCGCCGGCGAAGCCGATACCGTCATCAAGCTATCGGCCATGTCGTCGGACAAAAAACCGCACAGCACAGTGGTCCTGCTGATCCTCACGCCACAAAATAGTGCAATCTGGGCGCATGTAGGCGATTCCCGCCTGTATTACTTCGATGGCCCGAATTGCATCAAGCGCACGATAGACCATACCTATCTCGAACAACTGAAAGCCGAAAACAAGCTGGATGAGGCAAAAGCCAAGGATCCCTTGCTGGCCAATCTGCTGGTCAATGTACTGGGCAGCAGTAGCAATGATTTCGACATTACGCTGAACCGTCGCGACGGCCTGAAGGCCGGCGACTCTTTCCTGCTCTGTACCGATGGCTTGTGGTCTTATTTCAGCGATGCCGAACTGGGCGCGGCCATCGCGGTGAACTCGCCGCGCAAAGCGTCCGAGATGCTGATCACGAATGCACGTAAACGTGCAGCCGGCAGCAAGGCGGACAATTGCACGCTGGCCATTGTCAAACTGGTCAAACC
- a CDS encoding DUF465 domain-containing protein, translating into MNTSHALLHQRIVELEVEHRDLDAVIETLVSDGRHEELQLRRLKKRKLQLKDNITLLKMQLIPDIPA; encoded by the coding sequence ATGAACACTTCGCACGCTCTTCTGCACCAACGTATTGTCGAACTGGAAGTCGAACATCGGGATCTGGATGCCGTGATTGAGACCCTGGTTAGCGACGGACGCCATGAGGAGTTACAATTGCGCCGTTTGAAAAAGCGGAAATTGCAGCTGAAAGACAATATCACCTTGCTTAAAATGCAATTGATCCCTGATATTCCAGCCTGA
- the surE gene encoding 5'/3'-nucleotidase SurE, producing the protein MKILISNDDGYLAPGLIALADAMAAIADIVVVAPDSNRSGSSNSLTLDRPLSVYQAANGFYFINGTPSDCVHIALTGIMSEPPDLIVSGINQGQNMGDDTLYSGTVAAATEGFLFGIPAIAFSQVNKGWGQIDAAARVARDIVERRFDTYGKPFLLNVNIPNLPYEQMKSPVATRLGKRHQSEAVIKAQDPHGRDIYWIGPCGGQKDAGEGTDFHATALGHVSITPLQIDLTHTAQLEALKKVLV; encoded by the coding sequence ATGAAAATCCTTATCAGTAACGATGACGGCTACCTAGCGCCGGGGCTGATCGCCCTGGCCGATGCGATGGCAGCAATTGCCGATATCGTAGTGGTGGCACCAGACAGCAATCGCTCAGGCAGTTCCAACTCCCTTACGCTTGATCGCCCCTTGTCCGTCTATCAGGCTGCGAACGGATTTTATTTCATCAACGGCACACCATCGGATTGCGTGCATATCGCGCTGACCGGAATTATGTCGGAACCGCCGGATCTGATCGTCTCCGGCATCAACCAGGGCCAGAATATGGGGGACGATACCCTGTATTCCGGGACCGTGGCCGCCGCCACCGAGGGCTTCCTGTTCGGTATTCCGGCGATTGCGTTTTCACAAGTCAACAAAGGCTGGGGCCAGATCGATGCTGCGGCCCGGGTCGCACGCGATATCGTCGAGCGTCGCTTCGACACCTATGGCAAACCCTTCCTGCTGAACGTCAATATCCCAAACCTGCCGTATGAACAAATGAAGTCGCCGGTGGCAACCCGGCTCGGCAAGCGACACCAGTCGGAAGCGGTAATCAAGGCACAGGATCCGCATGGCCGTGATATCTACTGGATAGGTCCGTGCGGCGGACAAAAGGATGCCGGCGAGGGCACTGATTTCCATGCCACCGCGCTGGGTCATGTATCGATTACCCCGCTGCAAATCGATTTGACGCATACAGCGCAACTGGAAGCCCTGAAGAAGGTTTTGGTATGA